Proteins encoded together in one Flavobacteriales bacterium window:
- a CDS encoding T9SS type A sorting domain-containing protein, with amino-acid sequence MDDNGNGQLDAGEPAFPWGRVLIQPMNALVPAGADGWWERGAQPGTYTIEPNSTYPYLFSSAPAQHSATFTALGEVDSTNHFAHTLLPGVNDLQVDAFAPPPRPGFDNTLHLSYRNYGTTALPATLQLSVDADQSFVSSSPAPTTLVGNSATWDLGTLPLGASGQVTITLHTDAAVPLGTPVLHTAVIDPVAGDTVPADNTTLWTDTVVGAYDPNDKLLDIAAATPAEVQADAVILTYTIRFQNTGTYPAERVLILDTLSDDLQWNSFELLASSHPCQWYMIDGVLHFLFDPILLPDSGSNEPASHGFVRFRMRPSTQLTHGEQVDNIAHIVFDFNTPIVTPPAIFRVDVSTGVHQPKGAVFTVVPNPTRDRLLIAGLTGAATVRLLDLSGRLLRTQRVNAPALLDVGDLATGTYLLELRTPEAIGSVRFVKE; translated from the coding sequence GTGGACGACAATGGCAACGGCCAACTGGACGCCGGCGAGCCCGCCTTTCCCTGGGGCCGCGTGCTCATCCAACCCATGAACGCCCTGGTGCCCGCCGGCGCCGACGGCTGGTGGGAGCGCGGCGCACAGCCCGGCACCTACACCATTGAACCCAACAGCACCTACCCCTACCTCTTCAGTTCAGCCCCAGCCCAGCACAGCGCCACCTTCACCGCGCTGGGCGAGGTGGACAGCACCAACCACTTCGCCCATACCCTGCTGCCCGGGGTGAACGACCTGCAGGTGGACGCCTTCGCCCCGCCACCGCGCCCGGGTTTCGACAACACGCTGCACCTCAGCTACCGCAACTACGGCACCACCGCCCTGCCCGCCACCCTGCAGCTGTCCGTGGACGCCGACCAGAGCTTCGTATCCAGCAGCCCCGCACCCACCACCCTGGTAGGCAACAGCGCCACCTGGGACCTCGGCACGCTCCCCTTGGGCGCCAGCGGCCAGGTGACCATCACCCTGCACACCGACGCCGCCGTGCCTCTGGGCACCCCCGTGCTGCACACCGCGGTGATCGATCCGGTGGCCGGTGACACGGTGCCTGCCGACAACACGACGTTGTGGACCGACACCGTGGTGGGCGCCTACGACCCCAACGACAAGCTACTGGACATCGCCGCCGCCACCCCCGCCGAGGTGCAGGCTGACGCCGTCATCCTCACCTACACCATCCGTTTCCAGAACACCGGCACCTACCCCGCCGAGCGCGTACTGATCCTGGACACCCTCAGCGACGACCTGCAGTGGAACAGCTTCGAGCTCCTGGCCAGCAGCCATCCCTGCCAGTGGTATATGATCGACGGCGTGCTCCACTTCCTGTTCGACCCCATCCTGCTGCCCGACAGCGGCAGCAACGAGCCCGCCAGCCATGGCTTCGTGCGCTTCCGCATGCGCCCCTCCACGCAGCTCACCCACGGCGAACAGGTGGACAACATCGCCCACATCGTCTTCGACTTCAACACGCCCATCGTCACCCCGCCCGCCATCTTCCGCGTGGACGTCAGCACCGGCGTGCATCAGCCGAAGGGGGCCGTCTTCACGGTGGTGCCCAACCCCACACGCGACCGGCTCTTGATCGCCGGCCTCACCGGTGCGGCCACCGTGCGCCTGCTGGACCTCAGCGGTCGGCTGTTGCGCACCCAGCGGGTGAACGCACCGGCCCTGCTGGACGTGGGCGACCTGGCCACCGGCACCTACCTGCTGGAGCTGCGCACCCCGGAGGCCATCGGCTCGGTGCGCTTTGTGAAGGAGTAG
- a CDS encoding tryptophan 2,3-dioxygenase, translated as MSNVYYPDYLQLDKILGAQALESDKHGQHAHDEMLFIVIHQAYELWFKQVLHEVGSVIGLFADRHVDDNGGELNIAVHRLQRVKTILDVLVHQMDIMETMTPLDFLDFRDMLRPASGFQSMQFKVLEARLGLRMEARFGKQYYTSQLKPEHKAEIEALEQLPTLLELVNAWLERMPFLEPRYWPQGEAGFFDQLERIYNASLVQGEEANAALWRKIFVDGSAERKLSPKACRSALFIMLYRDEPIFQQPFRFLEALLDIDEAMAAWRGRHINMVHRMIGLRVGTGGSTGKAYLRGAMDSHYIFSEVADLSSFLFERRKLPPLPAQVKEALRFKA; from the coding sequence ATGTCCAACGTCTACTACCCCGACTACCTCCAGCTGGACAAGATCCTCGGCGCACAAGCGCTTGAGAGCGACAAGCACGGCCAGCACGCGCACGATGAGATGCTCTTCATCGTGATCCACCAGGCCTACGAGCTGTGGTTCAAGCAGGTGCTGCACGAGGTGGGCAGTGTGATCGGCCTGTTCGCGGACCGCCACGTGGACGACAACGGCGGTGAGCTGAACATCGCGGTGCACCGCCTCCAGCGGGTGAAGACCATCCTGGACGTGCTGGTGCACCAGATGGACATCATGGAGACGATGACGCCGCTGGATTTCCTGGACTTCCGGGACATGCTGCGTCCGGCGAGCGGCTTCCAGAGCATGCAGTTCAAGGTGCTCGAGGCACGGTTGGGTCTGCGGATGGAGGCCCGCTTCGGCAAGCAGTACTACACCAGCCAGTTGAAGCCCGAGCACAAGGCGGAGATCGAGGCGCTGGAGCAGCTGCCCACCCTGCTGGAGCTGGTGAACGCCTGGCTCGAGCGCATGCCCTTCCTGGAGCCTCGGTACTGGCCCCAGGGCGAGGCCGGGTTCTTCGACCAGCTGGAACGGATCTACAATGCCAGCCTGGTGCAGGGTGAGGAGGCGAACGCCGCGTTGTGGCGGAAGATCTTCGTGGATGGCTCCGCGGAGCGGAAGCTGAGCCCGAAGGCCTGCCGCAGCGCCCTCTTCATCATGCTGTACCGCGACGAGCCCATCTTCCAGCAGCCGTTCCGCTTCCTGGAAGCGCTGCTCGACATCGACGAGGCCATGGCGGCGTGGAGGGGCCGACACATCAACATGGTGCACCGCATGATCGGCCTTCGTGTAGGCACGGGCGGCAGTACGGGCAAGGCGTACCTGCGCGGTGCCATGGACAGCCACTACATCTTCAGCGAGGTGGCGGACCTGAGCAGCTTCCTCTTCGAGCGGCGCAAGCTGCCACCCCTGCCGGCACAGGTGAAGGAGGCGTTGCGGTTCAAGGCTTGA
- a CDS encoding adenylate kinase, whose product MSKLNLVLFGPPGAGKGTQSTFLIDRYKLVHLSTGDLLRAEIKAESELGLQAKELMDRGELVADHIVIGMIRNAMEANLDAHGFIFDGFPRTKAQAVALDEMLASKNEPITRMLALEVPEAELVQRLLGRGATSGRSDDRDESVIRNRIREYEQKTAPLKDHYAAQGKFTAIDGVGSVADITARLVKAIG is encoded by the coding sequence ATGAGCAAGCTCAACCTCGTGCTCTTCGGCCCCCCCGGCGCCGGCAAAGGAACCCAGAGCACCTTCCTCATCGACCGATACAAGCTGGTGCACCTCAGCACCGGCGACCTGCTCCGCGCCGAGATCAAGGCCGAGAGCGAGCTCGGCCTGCAGGCCAAGGAGCTCATGGACCGCGGCGAACTGGTGGCCGATCACATCGTCATCGGCATGATCCGCAACGCGATGGAGGCGAACCTCGACGCGCACGGCTTCATCTTCGACGGCTTCCCCCGCACCAAGGCCCAGGCCGTCGCCCTCGACGAGATGCTCGCCTCCAAGAACGAGCCCATCACCCGCATGCTCGCCCTGGAAGTGCCCGAGGCCGAGCTCGTGCAGCGCCTCCTGGGCCGCGGCGCCACCAGCGGACGCAGCGACGACCGCGACGAGAGCGTCATCCGCAACCGCATCCGCGAGTACGAGCAGAAGACCGCCCCCCTCAAGGACCACTACGCCGCACAAGGCAAGTTCACCGCCATCGATGGCGTGGGCTCCGTGGCCGACATCACCGCGCGGCTGGTGAAGGCCATCGGATAG
- a CDS encoding lipase family protein: protein MRRLTLLLAASAVHTLCPAQLRPGFDKAEYTELLRVFAAQADTAMEGFNLPKPERFSPVWRSPVVGLDNRWDLYADGTGTAAIVVRGTTAQLGSWLENFHAVLVPAQGELDLDGGDPFRYSLSDDPAARVHLGWLIGLGHLQRSILPAVDSLVDAGTRQLILCGHSQGGAITYLLTAHLWHLRAMGRLPADLVMKTYCSAAPKPGNLPFAYGYEAAQREGWAMNVVNSADWVPEVPVTVQTVDDFNPVNPFRNARKAIRSLPFPQDLGLRILFNRLDRPTRKARRNYHRVLGRTIGRMAAKNLPGYTAPDMPEGTHFVRTGPFVVLRPDATYRARFVDDPKKVFMHHLMEPYYDLMSRFPDQVRMP, encoded by the coding sequence ATGCGCCGACTTACACTCCTGCTGGCCGCGTCCGCTGTCCACACGCTCTGCCCCGCTCAGCTGCGGCCCGGCTTCGACAAGGCCGAATACACCGAGCTGCTCCGCGTCTTCGCCGCACAGGCCGACACCGCGATGGAGGGCTTCAACCTGCCGAAGCCGGAACGGTTCTCCCCGGTTTGGAGAAGCCCCGTGGTGGGCCTTGATAATCGTTGGGACCTCTACGCCGACGGCACCGGCACCGCCGCTATCGTGGTGCGCGGCACCACCGCCCAGCTCGGCAGCTGGCTGGAGAACTTCCACGCGGTGCTCGTTCCCGCCCAAGGCGAACTGGACCTCGACGGTGGCGATCCCTTCCGCTATTCCTTGAGCGACGACCCCGCTGCGCGCGTGCACCTGGGCTGGCTCATCGGTCTGGGTCATCTGCAACGCAGCATCCTGCCGGCCGTCGATTCGCTGGTCGACGCGGGCACGCGCCAGCTCATCCTCTGCGGCCACAGCCAGGGCGGGGCCATCACCTACCTGCTCACGGCGCACCTTTGGCACCTGCGCGCCATGGGGCGCCTGCCCGCCGACCTGGTGATGAAGACCTACTGCAGCGCCGCGCCCAAGCCTGGCAACCTGCCCTTCGCCTACGGATATGAGGCCGCTCAGCGCGAAGGCTGGGCCATGAACGTGGTGAACAGCGCCGATTGGGTGCCCGAAGTGCCCGTCACCGTGCAGACGGTGGACGACTTCAACCCGGTGAACCCGTTCCGCAACGCGCGCAAGGCCATCCGCTCGCTCCCTTTCCCGCAGGACCTCGGCCTGCGCATCCTGTTCAACCGCCTGGACCGGCCCACCCGCAAGGCGCGCCGCAACTACCATCGCGTGCTGGGCCGCACCATCGGCCGCATGGCCGCCAAGAACCTACCGGGCTACACGGCCCCCGATATGCCCGAGGGCACACACTTCGTGCGCACGGGCCCCTTCGTGGTGCTGCGGCCCGATGCCACCTACCGGGCGCGCTTCGTGGACGACCCGAAGAAGGTGTTCATGCACCACCTGATGGAGCCGTACTACGACCTGATGTCGCGCTTCCCCGATCAGGTGCGCATGCCCTGA
- a CDS encoding TonB-dependent receptor, whose product MRLPRHRFDRSTERSPLPSLLTTATRVRPLLLLALLLPLTALAQQFKLRGVVSDAGSGETLIGATVALKGTKAVTQTDLDGRFELLVNELPPYVLVISYVGFTDLEVEVKSPDQEMKFKLSTDQVLLQEAEVVGSRISEKQKQAPLTVESMDIIAIREAPSGDFYESLGTLKGVDMTAASFGFKVINTRGFNSTSPVRSLQLIDGVDNQSPGLNFSLGNFLGASDLDVMKVDVIAGASSAFYGPGAFNGVINMTTKSPWAFPGLSVSAKAGERDLLEGAVRWAQVFKNKEGRDRFAYKLNLFAMRAEDWYAENYDPTSNSPTGVDNPGRYDAVNSYGDEWVTANNDFGVSLFSRRQYPGLGLFLRPGYREADLVDYGTNNLKAGLSLHYRLTDSVEVQVATNYSRGSTVYQGDNRYRLEGVQFFQHRLELRQEGRWFFRSYVTHEDAGDTYDIYTTGLRLQEASAQTVKWNERYFTIWETYIKPLLNATQPGYLTPSEAIAQGITTQEAYDAYLAQFVADNSELFGSYHQFVSDSIGREDTPSQDPAYLVGTDRFNEKLDEIRSRRFTEGGSLFFDRSALYHAMGEYRFKPRFAEITVGGNGRLYRPNSAGTIFKDTADIVITNWEVGGYAGLEKKLVQDRLRLALTVRVDKNENFEPQVSPALSAVYTPNADHVLRVSLSRGVRNPTLADQYLYYNVGRAILLGNIEGQFEEGRDSLITIESFNDYRSSPTLLEGLSQLEYFNVDRIRPEKVLTVEAGYRGTLKEKFYVDASGYTSWYTDFIGYLIGIDGSFDQVTGFPQELQVYRVAANSTSTVRTLGGNLGVNYYRKRMTYSVNYSYNRLIAGEDDPIIPAFNTPLNKFNVGFTGHDLRIPWTDRRDLGFGINYKFVEGFTFEGSPQFTGAIPSYDMVDAQVNVKFPKPGLTVKVGCSNLFGIVPLFDERVPDDERLERMWSNDVYLVYGGPAVGRLGYVQLIYELDRR is encoded by the coding sequence ATGCGCCTCCCCCGACACCGCTTCGACCGGTCAACGGAACGTTCACCGTTGCCCTCGCTCCTCACGACCGCAACGCGCGTCCGCCCGCTCCTGCTGCTGGCGCTGCTGCTGCCACTGACCGCGCTGGCCCAACAGTTCAAGCTGCGTGGTGTGGTGAGCGACGCCGGCAGCGGTGAAACGCTCATCGGTGCCACCGTGGCCCTGAAGGGCACGAAGGCGGTGACGCAAACGGACCTCGACGGCCGGTTCGAGCTGCTGGTGAACGAGCTGCCGCCGTACGTGCTGGTGATCAGCTACGTGGGCTTCACGGACCTGGAGGTGGAGGTGAAGAGCCCCGATCAGGAGATGAAGTTCAAGCTGAGCACGGACCAGGTGCTGCTGCAAGAGGCCGAGGTGGTGGGCAGCCGGATCAGTGAGAAGCAGAAGCAGGCCCCGCTCACGGTAGAGAGCATGGACATCATCGCGATCCGGGAGGCGCCGAGCGGTGATTTCTACGAGAGCCTGGGCACGTTGAAAGGCGTGGACATGACGGCCGCGAGCTTCGGCTTCAAGGTCATCAACACGCGCGGCTTCAACAGCACCAGCCCGGTGCGCAGCCTGCAGCTCATCGACGGGGTGGACAACCAGAGCCCGGGCCTCAACTTCAGCCTAGGCAACTTCCTGGGGGCAAGCGACCTGGACGTGATGAAGGTGGACGTGATCGCGGGAGCGAGCAGCGCGTTCTACGGTCCGGGCGCCTTCAACGGGGTGATCAACATGACCACCAAGAGCCCGTGGGCCTTCCCGGGGTTGAGCGTGAGCGCCAAGGCCGGTGAACGCGACCTGCTCGAAGGGGCCGTGCGCTGGGCCCAGGTCTTCAAGAACAAGGAAGGCCGCGACCGCTTCGCGTACAAGCTGAACCTCTTCGCCATGCGCGCCGAGGACTGGTACGCCGAGAACTACGACCCCACCAGCAACAGCCCGACAGGGGTCGACAACCCGGGACGCTACGACGCGGTGAACAGCTATGGCGATGAGTGGGTGACGGCGAACAACGACTTCGGCGTATCCCTGTTCAGCCGACGGCAATACCCGGGCCTCGGGCTCTTCCTCCGCCCGGGCTATCGCGAAGCGGACCTGGTGGACTATGGCACCAACAACCTGAAGGCGGGCCTGAGCCTGCATTACCGGCTCACCGACAGCGTGGAGGTGCAGGTGGCCACGAACTACAGCCGGGGAAGCACGGTGTATCAGGGCGACAACCGGTACAGGCTGGAGGGCGTACAGTTCTTCCAGCACCGGCTGGAGCTTCGGCAGGAAGGGCGCTGGTTCTTCAGGAGTTACGTGACGCACGAGGACGCCGGTGACACCTACGACATTTACACCACCGGGCTGCGCCTGCAGGAGGCGAGCGCCCAAACCGTGAAATGGAACGAGCGGTACTTTACGATCTGGGAGACGTACATCAAACCACTGCTGAATGCCACCCAGCCAGGCTACCTGACCCCGAGCGAGGCGATCGCACAGGGCATCACCACTCAGGAAGCCTACGATGCGTATCTAGCGCAGTTCGTTGCGGATAATTCCGAACTTTTTGGATCCTATCACCAATTTGTATCAGACAGTATTGGTCGCGAAGACACGCCATCCCAAGACCCCGCCTATCTCGTCGGCACCGACCGCTTCAACGAAAAGCTCGACGAGATCCGTTCGCGGCGCTTCACCGAAGGGGGTTCGCTGTTCTTCGACCGGTCGGCCCTGTACCATGCCATGGGCGAGTACCGCTTCAAGCCGCGGTTCGCGGAGATCACCGTGGGCGGCAATGGGCGGCTGTACCGGCCCAACAGTGCGGGCACCATCTTCAAGGACACGGCGGACATCGTGATCACCAACTGGGAGGTGGGTGGCTATGCCGGTCTGGAAAAGAAACTCGTGCAGGACAGGCTGCGCCTTGCCCTCACTGTGCGGGTGGACAAGAACGAGAACTTCGAACCGCAGGTCTCCCCAGCACTGAGCGCCGTGTACACACCGAACGCTGACCATGTGCTACGCGTGAGCCTGAGCCGCGGCGTGCGCAACCCGACGCTGGCCGACCAGTACCTTTATTACAATGTGGGGCGGGCCATCCTGCTGGGCAACATCGAAGGCCAGTTCGAGGAGGGCCGGGACAGCCTGATCACGATCGAGAGCTTCAACGATTACCGCAGCTCGCCGACCCTGTTGGAGGGACTGTCCCAGCTGGAGTACTTCAATGTGGACCGGATCCGTCCGGAGAAGGTGCTCACCGTGGAAGCCGGTTACCGGGGCACCCTGAAGGAGAAGTTCTACGTGGACGCGAGCGGCTACACCAGCTGGTACACGGACTTCATCGGCTACCTGATCGGCATTGATGGCAGCTTCGATCAGGTGACCGGCTTTCCGCAAGAGCTCCAGGTGTATCGCGTGGCGGCCAACAGCACCAGCACGGTGCGCACCCTGGGCGGCAACCTCGGGGTGAACTACTACCGCAAGCGGATGACCTACAGCGTGAACTACAGCTACAACCGCTTGATCGCCGGCGAGGACGACCCGATCATCCCCGCCTTCAACACCCCTTTGAACAAGTTCAATGTGGGCTTCACGGGTCATGACCTGCGGATCCCGTGGACCGACCGCCGTGATCTGGGATTCGGCATCAACTACAAGTTCGTGGAAGGCTTCACCTTCGAAGGTTCACCCCAGTTCACCGGCGCCATTCCGAGCTACGACATGGTGGACGCGCAGGTGAACGTGAAGTTCCCGAAGCCCGGACTGACCGTGAAGGTGGGCTGCAGCAACCTCTTCGGGATCGTGCCCTTGTTCGACGAGCGCGTTCCGGATGACGAGCGACTGGAGCGGATGTGGTCGAACGATGTGTACCTGGTCTACGGTGGACCGGCGGTGGGCCGTTTGGGGTACGTACAGCTGATCTACGAGCTGGATCGGCGGTGA
- a CDS encoding MBL fold metallo-hydrolase, with the protein MAIALTFHGAAGTVTGSKHLLEVQHRDGAVHRVLLDCGMFQGEAVSRSKGDPNRHFGFDPGAVDAVVLSHAHIDHSGLLPRLVAEGFTGPIHSTPATRDLCAIMLEDSARIQEADHAYDLKRAKRQGRTLDEPGPLYTADEVPPALQRFEAHDLNSAFTVVPGITCTFTEAGHILGSAAVHLTIDDGERVLRLTFTGDVGRYVDRLLPEPAPFPQADVILCESTYGDRDHPGIAEAEEELLRHVTEACVERRGKLLIPAFSIGKTQEILYTLNSLSNQGRLPRIPVFVDSPLAISATGIVRQHSASFRPEVRAELEHDADLFSFPGVEFVRNPERSKQLNARQEPCIVIAASGMMEAGRIRHHLRHSLPNPRNTVLAVGFCAPGTLGHDILSGHQVVHIFGEPVPVKAAVLRMEFYSAHADRGELVRYLGCQDPARVRQLFLVHGITVSLNGLQERLSAAGHHNIAIPQKGQRFVL; encoded by the coding sequence ATGGCCATCGCGCTCACCTTCCACGGGGCCGCCGGCACCGTCACCGGCAGCAAGCACCTGCTCGAGGTGCAGCATCGCGATGGCGCCGTGCATCGCGTGCTCCTCGACTGCGGCATGTTCCAAGGCGAGGCGGTGAGCCGCTCAAAGGGGGACCCCAACCGCCACTTCGGATTCGATCCCGGTGCGGTGGACGCCGTGGTGCTGAGCCACGCTCACATCGATCACAGCGGCCTGCTTCCACGCCTGGTGGCCGAGGGCTTCACCGGTCCCATCCACAGCACACCGGCCACGCGCGACCTCTGCGCCATCATGCTGGAGGACAGCGCACGCATCCAGGAGGCCGACCACGCGTACGACCTCAAGCGCGCCAAACGGCAGGGACGCACGCTCGACGAGCCGGGACCGCTGTACACGGCGGATGAGGTGCCCCCGGCCCTGCAGCGTTTCGAGGCCCACGACCTGAACAGTGCGTTCACCGTGGTGCCGGGCATCACCTGCACCTTTACTGAGGCGGGCCATATCCTTGGCAGTGCCGCGGTGCACCTCACCATCGACGACGGCGAACGGGTCCTGCGCCTCACCTTCACCGGTGATGTGGGCCGCTATGTCGACCGCCTGCTGCCCGAGCCCGCCCCGTTCCCGCAAGCGGATGTGATCCTGTGCGAGAGCACCTACGGTGACCGCGACCATCCCGGCATCGCGGAGGCCGAAGAGGAATTGTTGCGGCATGTGACCGAGGCATGCGTGGAGCGCCGCGGCAAGCTGCTCATCCCGGCTTTCAGCATCGGCAAGACGCAGGAGATCCTGTACACGCTCAACAGCCTCAGCAACCAGGGCCGTCTGCCCCGGATCCCGGTCTTCGTGGACAGCCCGCTGGCGATCAGCGCCACGGGGATCGTGCGCCAGCACAGCGCGTCCTTCCGACCGGAGGTGCGGGCCGAACTCGAGCACGATGCCGACCTGTTCAGCTTCCCCGGGGTGGAGTTCGTGCGCAACCCGGAGCGCAGCAAGCAGCTCAACGCCCGGCAGGAGCCCTGCATCGTCATCGCGGCCAGCGGCATGATGGAGGCCGGACGCATCCGCCACCATCTGCGCCACAGCCTGCCCAACCCGCGCAACACCGTGCTGGCCGTCGGCTTCTGCGCGCCCGGCACGCTGGGCCACGACATCCTCAGCGGTCACCAAGTGGTGCACATCTTCGGTGAGCCCGTGCCCGTAAAGGCCGCCGTCCTGCGCATGGAGTTCTACAGCGCGCATGCCGATCGTGGCGAGCTGGTGCGCTACCTCGGCTGCCAGGACCCCGCCCGCGTGCGCCAGCTCTTCCTGGTGCACGGCATCACCGTCAGCTTGAACGGCTTGCAGGAACGGCTCTCGGCCGCAGGGCATCACAACATCGCCATCCCGCAGAAAGGCCAGCGCTTCGTGCTCTGA
- a CDS encoding energy transducer TonB, translating to MRAPSLLLVLFCPAILSAQEGATLVRSDAEAGQALFERGFRRDTAATTPVEVMPAFPGGEAELYRMVQHETRYPKEALREGITGRVMVHFVVEKDGRVDSVWVPGSVHPQLDAEAIRVVRSLPPWTPATMDGRPVRVQFRLPITFKMDPAVAEKRRKKAARRRG from the coding sequence ATGCGTGCTCCGTCCCTGTTGCTCGTGCTGTTCTGCCCCGCGATCCTGTCCGCACAGGAGGGCGCCACCCTCGTGCGTTCGGATGCGGAGGCCGGACAGGCGCTGTTCGAGCGGGGCTTCCGCAGGGACACCGCTGCCACCACCCCGGTCGAGGTGATGCCGGCCTTTCCCGGGGGCGAGGCGGAGCTGTACCGAATGGTCCAGCACGAGACCCGCTATCCGAAGGAAGCGCTCCGGGAGGGCATCACCGGCCGTGTGATGGTGCACTTCGTGGTGGAGAAAGACGGCCGGGTGGACAGCGTGTGGGTGCCCGGCAGCGTTCACCCCCAGCTCGATGCGGAGGCCATCCGCGTGGTGCGCAGCCTTCCACCGTGGACTCCGGCCACCATGGACGGCCGGCCGGTGCGGGTGCAGTTCCGGCTGCCCATCACCTTCAAGATGGACCCCGCCGTGGCGGAGAAGCGCAGGAAGAAGGCCGCCCGCCGACGCGGGTGA
- a CDS encoding hypoxanthine phosphoribosyltransferase: MPEPATAARVRLHDKEFVPYIPAADLHAAIDRVAAELQERYAGKRPLFLGVLNGAFFFAAELMKRLEMECEITFIKVASYHGTSSTGTVTQLIGLSERMDGRHVVVVEDIVDTGGTIAHIMDALSGLHPASVSVAALLFKPEAYTRRWPIEHVALRIPNAFVVGSGLDHDGLGRNLPGIWRITDHTP; the protein is encoded by the coding sequence ATGCCCGAGCCTGCCACCGCCGCACGCGTCCGCCTGCACGACAAGGAGTTCGTGCCCTATATCCCGGCGGCCGACCTGCATGCCGCCATCGACCGCGTGGCCGCCGAACTTCAGGAGCGCTACGCCGGCAAGCGCCCCCTCTTCCTCGGGGTGCTCAACGGCGCCTTCTTCTTCGCCGCCGAGCTCATGAAGCGCCTGGAGATGGAGTGCGAGATCACCTTCATCAAGGTGGCCAGCTACCACGGCACCAGCAGTACCGGCACCGTCACCCAGCTTATCGGCCTCAGCGAACGGATGGACGGCCGCCATGTGGTGGTGGTGGAGGACATCGTGGACACCGGCGGCACCATCGCCCACATCATGGACGCGCTCTCCGGGCTTCACCCGGCCAGCGTGAGCGTGGCGGCGCTGCTCTTCAAGCCCGAGGCCTACACGCGCCGCTGGCCCATCGAGCATGTGGCCCTGCGCATCCCCAACGCCTTCGTGGTGGGCTCCGGCCTCGACCACGACGGGCTCGGCCGCAACCTGCCAGGCATCTGGCGCATCACCGATCACACCCCATGA
- a CDS encoding Rieske (2Fe-2S) protein: MDRRNFLLAGCKACAALAAVPALASLESCSSGKTAAAGSSASAALAVENGVLSIPMSSLSDGVGMVRAKGLGDKLYISKGTDGSYKALVLSCPHKGGPVKPAGDKLACGWHGSTFDMNGQVTKGPSQQGLKTYPVEVDGDVLKVRVA, from the coding sequence ATGGACCGTCGCAACTTCCTGCTCGCGGGCTGCAAAGCTTGCGCCGCACTGGCCGCCGTGCCCGCACTGGCCTCCCTTGAAAGCTGTTCCTCCGGCAAGACCGCCGCTGCGGGCTCCTCCGCCTCGGCCGCCCTGGCCGTGGAGAACGGCGTGCTCTCGATCCCGATGTCCAGCCTGTCCGACGGTGTGGGCATGGTGCGCGCGAAAGGACTGGGTGACAAGCTGTACATCAGCAAGGGCACGGACGGCAGCTACAAAGCCTTGGTGCTGAGCTGCCCGCACAAGGGCGGCCCGGTGAAGCCCGCTGGCGACAAGCTGGCGTGCGGATGGCACGGCAGCACCTTCGACATGAACGGCCAGGTGACCAAGGGCCCTTCGCAGCAAGGGCTGAAGACCTACCCGGTGGAGGTGGACGGCGATGTGCTGAAGGTGCGCGTGGCCTGA